The window CTCGACCACGTACGGATAAGGAATGTTTTGCTGGCTGATGCCGACTTCCACCGTCACGGTGAAGTCGTGCATCAACGGCACCAGCTGTTCCAGCAGGTATTTACGGAACGCGGCGGGATGAGTGACGGTGACGCTGTAGGTCCCCGGCAGTTGAACCTTGGCGTAGGCGCGAGTGGTCTGTGGGACTTCGCCCTGGCAATGGTAGGTCAGACGCAGTTCGGGATAACGAAACATCGCACGCTGTTCGGCGTCCGGTTCGACTCGATCATGGAGGTAACGCTTGAGCGCCTGGTTCAGCGCGGTGGTTGCACGATGGTGCAAGAGCGCAAGCCGGTCCACGGCTTGCTCGGCGGTTTGAACGACAATAAAAGCTTCGGTCACGATCAGCATCCTGTGTTCTGACTTGCAGGCCTTCATCTTGCCTGCATCGTCGCTTCACGGGAACAGCGGTTGCTACACAAATACCAAGTCCAACGTAGTTCCAATGTGGGAGCGGGCTTGCTCGCGAAGGCGGACTGTCAGCCAACATAGCTGTTGAATGTTGAACCGCTTTCGCGAGCAAGCCCGCTCCCACATTGGTTCAGTGGCGTTCACGCGAGCGTGGTCAAAATCCCTGAGGAGTCGAGCGGGCAACAATCGCTTCCACATCCAGCCCACGCGGCAACGCCCCATACACCCGACCGGCCGAACCGAGGCGGCTGGCGATGAAGGCATCACTGACCGCCGCATTGCCCGCCTCCAGCAACAGCTTGGCCTGAAGGCCCAAGGCGATGTCTTCGGTGAGCTGCCGCGCACGATATTGAATGTCGCCGGTGTCCTTGAACGCTGCCTGCAATTGAATGATGTGTGCGGCCAGGCGCTTGTCGCCATGGCCATCGCCCAATTCGCTGAACAGTACGTCGAGCACGCCCGGTTCCTTGGACAACGCTCGCAATACGTCGAGGCATTGCACGTTGCCGGAACCTTCCCACGTCGAATTGACCGGTGCCTCACGGTACAACCGCGGCAGGATGCTGTCTTCGACATAACCGGCGCCGCCCATGCATTCGGCAGCTTCGTTGATCATTCCGGGCGCGCGTTTGCAGATCCAGTACTTGCCCACCGCCGTGACCAGCCGAGCGAATTTGGCTTCGTGCTCGTCATCCAGATGATCCAGCGCCCGGCCCATGCGCAGGCTCAAGGCCAGGGCGGCTTCGCTTTCCAGGGCCAGGTCGGCCAGTACGTTCTGCATCAAGGGTTGTTCGCTGAGCAATTTGCCGCCGACCTTGCGGTGAGCGCAGTGATGGCTGGCCTGGGTCAGGGCCTGGCGCATCAGCGAACTGGAACCGACCATGCAATCGAAGCGGGTCATGGCGACCATTTCGATGATGGTCGGAACACCCCGGCCCTCCTCGCCGACCATCCACGCCAGCGCACCACGGAACTCCACTTCGCTGGACGCGTTGGAGCAATTGCCGAGTTTGTTCTTCAAGCGCTGTATGTAGAACTGATTGCGCGTGTCGTCCGGGCGATGGCGCGGCAGCAGGAAACAGGTCAGCCCCTTGTCAGTCTGGGCCAGGGTGAGGAAGGCATCGCACATCGGCGCCGAACAGAACCACTTGTGGCCCACCAGCTCATACGCCTGGCCCGGACCACTGGCTCCGACCGGAAAAGCCTTGGTGGTGTTGGCCCGCACGTCGGTGCCGCCCTGTTTCTCGGTCATCGCCATGCCGATGGTGACCCCGGCCTTGTGGGCAATACCGACGTTGCGCGGGTCGTATTCGGTGGAGAGGATTTTCGGCAGCCATTGCTCCGCCAAGTCCGCTTGCAGGCGCATCGCCGGGACGCTGGCGAAGGTCATGGTCAGCGGGCAACCACTGCCGGCTTCGGCCTGGCTGTGCAGGTAGGTCATGGCGGCGCGGGCGACGTGGGCGCCGGACTGCGGATGCGCCCAGGGCAACGAAGTCAAACCGTGCTCGACCGCCGTGCGCATCAGTTCGTGATACGCCGGGTGAAATTCAACCAGGTCGATGCGATGGCCGTAACGGTCATGGCTGCTGAAAACCGGCTTGTTCTGATTGGCCAAAAACCCTGCTTCCATCAGCGGCCCGCCGGCCAGGGCGCCGTAAGCGTCGATCCGCGACTCGGCCCACCCGGCCCCGAAACGCCGCGACCATTCCTGCAACGGCAGGTCGATGCGATACAGGTTGGCGCCGTCCAGCGACGGTGGCTGGTTGGTGACTTCGTGGGTTTCGGCGAACTGATGCAGGTTCATGACGGGGCTCCTTTGGTCAGCCAAGGAACTTCAGTTAAGCACCGCCCCCCGGCTGAACAAAGTGTCATATCTGCCTAACTGTCGGCGCTTTCGCCTTGCTTTGGACACAGCACCCGACGATAGAGCGCTGCCTGCAGGTCCTCGAATTTCACCGGTTTGTTCAGATAATCGATCAAGGCACCGGTCGGGCAATGTTCCCGATCAATGCTCAAGGCAATCACGAATACAGGCAGTTCGGCGCAGCCCGGCAACGCGCGGATCTGGCAACAGAGGGACGTGCCGTCCAGCGGTGGAAGCTGGCAATCGAGCAATACCGCATCGAAGGTTTCGCGCTGCAAGTGATCGAGCGCGGCAGCCCCGTTGTCGGTGCTGCGCACCCGGAACCCAAGCTTGAGCAACATGCCGCGCATCACCAACTGGTTGATGCTGTTGTCATCGACCAGCAAGACGGTGCAGTCCTGAGGCAGTCGCAGGCGCGGAAATTCCCGGTTCATCAGGGGCGCTGGCGGCCGCTCCACCACGGGCAGTTCGAACTCGACGTCGAGCTGGAAGCGGCTGCCACGACCAGGTTCGGAGCGGTGGGTGAGTTTTCCACCGAGCAGTTCGACCAATTGCCGACAGATCGCCAGGCCGACGCCCAGGCCGCCGTATTCACGGGTCATCGAGCCATCGAGCTGGAAGAACCGCTGATACAGTGTCGCCTCTCCCAGATCGGTGAAGCCGATGCCGGTGTCGATCACTGCAAAGGACAGCGCGAATCGGTCGGGCGCCGCGGGTTTACCCGTCACCCGCAGCGCCAGCCCGCCGATCCGCGTGAACTTGATCGCGTTATCCAGCAGGCATTCCAGGCATTGCGCCAATTTGGCGCTGTCGCCGTGCAAGCGATCCGGCAGCCCCGGCGAGACCTCGACTTTGAAGTCCAGCGACTTGCTCGACGCGTTGCCCTCGAATTGCAGGCGCAAAGCCTCGATCACGCCGCGCAAACTGAAAACGGCGGGATAGGTCTTGAGCTTGCCGGCCTGCAACTCGGTCAGGGTGAGGATGCCGTTGACCATGCGCATCATGTCTCGCGCGGAACCGGCGGCCGTTTGCTGGTATTGCTCCAGCTCCGGGTCCATCTCGACGGTCTGCATCAGCTCAAGCGAGCCGATTACACCGTTCATGGGCGTGCGTAGTTCGTGGGTCAGGGTGGCGAGGAACTCGTCCTTGAGCTTGTTGCTGTGAGCCAATTGCTGGTTCAGCACTTCAAGCGTTTGACCGGCATCGAACAGGGTCTGTGCCTGTTGCTCGCGCATGGCGTTGATGCGATCGGCCAGCGCCAGGGACAGCAGCGCCACTTCAATCGCCGAGCCGATCTGGCTGGAATACATGGTCAGGAACACGTTCGGCAGGTAACCCAGCACCATCAGGGTGTTGACGACGCCTCCGAGTAAAAACGCCGACCAGGCAATAATGAAATAACGCGCCACTCGCAGGCCACGCAGCCAGGCGAAAATCCCTGCGGCAAAAATCACCACGGTGAAGATCAGTGCCAGCGTCGTCGCCAGGCGCAGGGCCATGGCGTAACTGGTCATCAACGACAACCCGACCACGACTGCGCTAAACGCAATCAACGCCAGCAGGATGCGGTCGAGCCAACGACTGTGGGTCGCCGTCTGCAAGAAACTGCGCGCGAACTGGCTGCCGAACAGCCCTGCACAACCGATGAAAAAAGGCGTCGCCGCGTTGGCCCACCAGGGATTGTTCGGCCAGAAATACTCCACGGCCGCGCCGTTGACCGACAGCTGATACAAGCCGAACGAGGCGATATAGAAGATGTAATAGAGGTAGCTGGTATCGCGCACGCTGAGATAGATGAACAGGTTGTACACCAGCATTCCCAGCAACACGCCGTAGATCAGCCCCAGTACATACAGTCGGACCGGCTGCTCTTCCAGGTAGGCAGTGCTCGACCATAGGGTGACCGGCGCCTGGATCGACCCTTCACTTTGCAGGCGCAGGTACAGGGTTTGCGCTTGATCAGGGGTGAAGTTCAGATCGAACAAATAGTTGTTCTGGCGGATCTCGCGACTGTCGAACGGCAAGGCATCACCGGTCTGACGTGCCAATTGATAGCCACCGGCCGCATCGGGCAAATAGAGATCAATGTGATCAAGGGGCGGATAGGCCAGCTCCAGCAACCAGGTGCGTTGCACCGCGGGGTTGTTCGGGCGGTAATGCAGGTCGATTTTCAGCCAGAACACTGAACGCGAGTAACCGGCGTTGAGGGTGGCTTTGTCATGGGGTTTGAAGTTTCCGGCCGCGGCTTGTGCGCGGACATCGGCGATGCTCGCCTGACCGCCCGCGTCTTCGAACACTTGCAGGGTTCGGCCCAGGGGAAGGCTTTGAGTGAACTCGTCGAATTCGACTGCACTCGCCATAAGGGGCAAGCACAACAGCATCATCAGCAAATAGCGCATTTAAGCCCCAGCGTGGCCTGTCCGGTTATCCAAGGAAGCCCCTCATTCCTTTTGAGTAGACGTAAAACCGGCATTACCTGTTATTGGTTTGGATCCACTCTAGCATAGCCGTTGGTGGCCATTGAACACCATTGTAATTTTTCCCACAAAGGCTCTAGCACGGGCGTTCCAGCCGCACATATTGAGCTAGAGCTATTTCACCGGTCAGTTTGTGACAACGCCCTGTTCCCTGTAGCAGCTGCCGAAGGCCGCGTTCGGCTGCGCAGCAGTCGTCAATGACCACCCGGTTTGCCTGATACACCGCAGCGACTGACTTCACGCCTGCTATGCAGCCGAACGCAGCCTTCGGCAGCTGCTACATGGACCGCGTGATGACTCGCTGGGGGCAACCGAAAAAAGATGTTTGGTGGTAAGCTCGCGCACCATGAATATCTACAGCTCTCGCCCCGTTGTCCTCTGTCTCTCCGGCCACGACCCAAGTGGTGGCGCCGGCTTGCAGGCAGATATCGAAGCCCTGCTCGCTCAGGGATGTCATGCGGCCCCGGCCGTCACCGCCCTGACCGTGCAAGACACGGTCAACGTCACTGACTTCCGCGTCCTCGACCGTGAGTGGGTGTTGGCCCAGGCCAATGCCGTGCTCAACGACTCCGAAGTCGCGGCGGTGAAACTGGGCATGCTCGGCTCCCTGGAAATGGTCGACACCGTGGTCGAACTGCTCTCGGCGCACCCGCATTTGCCGGTGGTCTGCGACCCGGTGCTGCGCGCCGGCGGCGGCGGACGACTGGGCAAGGACGAAGTCGGCTACGCCATGCGCGAACGCCTGCTGCCTCTGTCGATCATCGCCACCCCAAACCTTCCCGAAGCCCGCATCCTCGCCGAACTGCCCGAAGGCACCGCGGACGAGTGCGCGGAAAAACTCCTGCCATTCGTCAAACACCTGCTGATCACTGGCGGCCATGGCGATGAACACGAAATCCACAATCGCCTGTATAGCCGCGACGGTCACCGCGAAACCTTCACTTGCCAGCGCTTGCCCGGCAGTTATCACGGTTCCGGTTGCACGCTGGCCAGTGCCTTGGCCGGTCGTCTGGCCCTCGGTGAAAATCTCGCCAGTGCCGTGCAGACCGCGCTTAACTACACGTGGCGCACCCTGCGTGATGCGGAGCAGTTGGGCAAAGGCCAGTTCGTGCCGCGCCGCCTGCCGCTGGATTTCTGTTCGTAACTGTCCCTGCGTAAAGCAAAAAGGATTGTCCGATGAAGCTACGTGGCCTGTACGCCATTACCGACAGCCAACTGCTGGCCGGTAAATTTCTTTCGTACGTGGAGGCGGCGCTGGAAGGCGGCGTCACCCTGCTGCAATACCGCGACAAGAGCAACGACGAGACCCGCCGTCTGCGCGAGGCCCAAGCCCTGCGCGATCTGTGTGAACGCTACAAGACCCAGCTGATTATCAATGACGATGCCGAACTCGCTGCGCGCCTGAACGTCGGCGTGCACCTGGGCCAGACCGACGGCCCGCTGACCCCGGCCCGCGCATTGCTCGGTCGCCAGGCGATCATCGGTTCGACCTGCCACGCGCAACTCGAACTCGCCGAACAAGCGGCCAAGGAAGGCGCCAGTTACGTCGCCTTCGGTCGCTTCTTCAACTCCAATACCAAACCCGGCGCCCCCACTTGCAGCCTCGAACTGCTCGACCAGGCCCGCAGCAAACTGCACCTGCCGATCTGCGCGATTGGCGGCATCACCCTGGACAACGCCGCGCCACTGGTGGCCCATGGGGTCGATCTGCTGGCGGTGGTCCATGGCCTGTTTGGCGCCGAGAGCACGGCTGAAGTGACACGCCGCGC of the Pseudomonas frederiksbergensis genome contains:
- a CDS encoding acyl-CoA dehydrogenase family protein yields the protein MNLHQFAETHEVTNQPPSLDGANLYRIDLPLQEWSRRFGAGWAESRIDAYGALAGGPLMEAGFLANQNKPVFSSHDRYGHRIDLVEFHPAYHELMRTAVEHGLTSLPWAHPQSGAHVARAAMTYLHSQAEAGSGCPLTMTFASVPAMRLQADLAEQWLPKILSTEYDPRNVGIAHKAGVTIGMAMTEKQGGTDVRANTTKAFPVGASGPGQAYELVGHKWFCSAPMCDAFLTLAQTDKGLTCFLLPRHRPDDTRNQFYIQRLKNKLGNCSNASSEVEFRGALAWMVGEEGRGVPTIIEMVAMTRFDCMVGSSSLMRQALTQASHHCAHRKVGGKLLSEQPLMQNVLADLALESEAALALSLRMGRALDHLDDEHEAKFARLVTAVGKYWICKRAPGMINEAAECMGGAGYVEDSILPRLYREAPVNSTWEGSGNVQCLDVLRALSKEPGVLDVLFSELGDGHGDKRLAAHIIQLQAAFKDTGDIQYRARQLTEDIALGLQAKLLLEAGNAAVSDAFIASRLGSAGRVYGALPRGLDVEAIVARSTPQGF
- a CDS encoding hybrid sensor histidine kinase/response regulator; the encoded protein is MRYLLMMLLCLPLMASAVEFDEFTQSLPLGRTLQVFEDAGGQASIADVRAQAAAGNFKPHDKATLNAGYSRSVFWLKIDLHYRPNNPAVQRTWLLELAYPPLDHIDLYLPDAAGGYQLARQTGDALPFDSREIRQNNYLFDLNFTPDQAQTLYLRLQSEGSIQAPVTLWSSTAYLEEQPVRLYVLGLIYGVLLGMLVYNLFIYLSVRDTSYLYYIFYIASFGLYQLSVNGAAVEYFWPNNPWWANAATPFFIGCAGLFGSQFARSFLQTATHSRWLDRILLALIAFSAVVVGLSLMTSYAMALRLATTLALIFTVVIFAAGIFAWLRGLRVARYFIIAWSAFLLGGVVNTLMVLGYLPNVFLTMYSSQIGSAIEVALLSLALADRINAMREQQAQTLFDAGQTLEVLNQQLAHSNKLKDEFLATLTHELRTPMNGVIGSLELMQTVEMDPELEQYQQTAAGSARDMMRMVNGILTLTELQAGKLKTYPAVFSLRGVIEALRLQFEGNASSKSLDFKVEVSPGLPDRLHGDSAKLAQCLECLLDNAIKFTRIGGLALRVTGKPAAPDRFALSFAVIDTGIGFTDLGEATLYQRFFQLDGSMTREYGGLGVGLAICRQLVELLGGKLTHRSEPGRGSRFQLDVEFELPVVERPPAPLMNREFPRLRLPQDCTVLLVDDNSINQLVMRGMLLKLGFRVRSTDNGAAALDHLQRETFDAVLLDCQLPPLDGTSLCCQIRALPGCAELPVFVIALSIDREHCPTGALIDYLNKPVKFEDLQAALYRRVLCPKQGESADS
- a CDS encoding hydroxymethylpyrimidine/phosphomethylpyrimidine kinase, which translates into the protein MNIYSSRPVVLCLSGHDPSGGAGLQADIEALLAQGCHAAPAVTALTVQDTVNVTDFRVLDREWVLAQANAVLNDSEVAAVKLGMLGSLEMVDTVVELLSAHPHLPVVCDPVLRAGGGGRLGKDEVGYAMRERLLPLSIIATPNLPEARILAELPEGTADECAEKLLPFVKHLLITGGHGDEHEIHNRLYSRDGHRETFTCQRLPGSYHGSGCTLASALAGRLALGENLASAVQTALNYTWRTLRDAEQLGKGQFVPRRLPLDFCS
- the thiE gene encoding thiamine phosphate synthase; this encodes MKLRGLYAITDSQLLAGKFLSYVEAALEGGVTLLQYRDKSNDETRRLREAQALRDLCERYKTQLIINDDAELAARLNVGVHLGQTDGPLTPARALLGRQAIIGSTCHAQLELAEQAAKEGASYVAFGRFFNSNTKPGAPTCSLELLDQARSKLHLPICAIGGITLDNAAPLVAHGVDLLAVVHGLFGAESTAEVTRRARAFNELLKI